The Sphingopyxis sp. YR583 sequence AGGTTGGCCGTTCTGCTTTGCGATCAAAAGGAAAGGCGCCAGTGGACTGAGGCGGAAGCACATCGAAGCGATCCGAAACCGCCGAATGATATTGCAAGTTTACCTCTGGTTGCTTTTGGCCGATATTGCCGCCGTCGAGAAAGGGGCGTTGAGCGTTGACAGAGCCGAAAACGGAATTCGGAGCCATCGCGTTCTACTTCGCGTTTGGGATCGCAATGACGGCCCTCCTGTGCGTCTCGTACCTGACGCTGGTGCCCGACAGTCTCACTGCCCGGGACCGTTTTCGTAAGTCCGTCAGTGTCGATTTGCTTCCCCCTACTCCTTTCAAGCACGAGGAGGCGGCGCAGTTGCGTGCCGATGCCGCCGCCCTGCCGACGGACGCCAGCCACATTTTCGCCAGAACGGAAATTCCGACTGGCGCGGGGCATGATGCCCGTTCCACGCATCCCGCCGACCTGGTGCGCGTCAAGTTCGACCTGTCCGATCCCTATTCATGGGCCGGCGAAGGCGGTTCGGCGATCGATATGCGCAAAGAACTGCGCGTCAACGGTGTGGATATCGGCCCTGCCGCGATTCGAGTCAGCGAAGATTCAACGCTGTCCATCGCACGCGACAAGCTGAATGAAATTCTGGTCAGGCTCGGTCGCAACGATGTGGCCCGACGGCTTGGCGGACCCCGTTCCGGTGGGTTCGTCAGCTTCGAAGAGATCCGTCGTCGGGGCGTGGAGGTACGTTATGACGCGCCGTCCGATCGTGTCGTGCTGGCTATTTGAGGAGCGGATGCACATCGCTTGATACCCTGATCGACCAATCCCCAAGCGTTTCCGGGTTGCTTCTTTACTGATACTTTACGGCTTTCGTTACAGATTCCGTTTCACGATGGAGAAACGGCGATGACGATTGGAGCAAGACTTGAAACGAGCGATGTCGCCAACCTGCGCGGCTATCCTCGGCACCTGCTGCATCTTTCGATAACGACCTCCAAGCCAAATGGGCCATCGGCTCAAGCTCTGATCCATAACATCTCGGAAACCGGTCTCTTGCTGGAGAGCAGCGCAAATTTGGAGATCGGCGAAACCCTTGCGATTCTCTTGCCTCATCGCGAGGCGACAACCGCGGTCGTGATGTGGGCCAGCGACGGGCTCTCGGGATGCAAGTTCACGACACCGCTGAGCCGCTCGGCACTCAGTGCTGCGCTGCTGCAAAGCGCGCCCGCGCATGACGGGCAGTTCGCTCAGCGGCCAACCCATGCCGGCCATGGAGAAGGGACGCCCGGTTCTGCCGAGGCTTTAGAGACATTCGGTTCGAGGCTGCGGCGGCTGAGGCTGGCCCGAAGCTTCACCCTGACTGCCCTCGCGAAAGCCGTTGGCGTGAGCAAGCCGACATTATGGAAGTGGGAAAATGACGACGTGCGTCCGCGCCAAAAATCGTTGGATAGGCTGCGCGCTACACTTGGCGTGTCCGAGCGTGAGCTGTTGACGGGAAAATGGGTGACGGTAGAGCAACCCGTCACCGTTCCGATCACACCGTCGCTCCCCTCCTCGTTAGCCGGAACCGTAGAGGAATGCAAAGAGCGCATCGCTGAATTAGCGGGAACACATGCGAATAATGTTACAATCACACTTCGCTATTGACCCAAGCCGCAAAGCCGAACGTGTCCGAATCGGGACCTAAATCTGAATGGTAATCGCAATATTGTCCGCGTCGGTTCCTGCAGCGTCGGCAATTTGTTCCTTGCAAGCGCTGATCACCTCGCTCAATCGCTGCGAAGATGCATGGACTGGCCTTGGCTTTACTTCCTGTCCGTCCCCCCGACCAAATATTAGTTCTTTCTCCGACACTCCAAGGATAGAGGCGACCGCTTCGATCGATCTCTGACGTGGACGCACCACGCCACTTTCCCACTTCCATACCGTTGGTTTGCTCACCCCCACCAGACGCGCAAAGGATAGAAGCCCTATACGGCGTTGCTCACGCAGTCCCCGCAATCTTGCCCCAAAGGCAACCTGATGCGGAAAAGGGTCGCGGATCGTTTCAGTTTGGTACTTGCCTTGCATGCTCGCTTGCCCTTCGTGAAGGGCTGTGTTTTACCAATTATGCAACAACGTTACCTGATCAGCTCGTCAGGTTTCGCAAAATGCAGCCTGATAACTCGGCTGTGCAATCGGTTTCGCCTTCGCCGAAGCCGCCTAAGCGGGGATTTGGCCGGTGGCAGAGGGAGATAGGCAGCTATTCAGGCTTCGATCCGAGCTCGAGCGAGGGCATGGTTCGTGGATTGCAGTGCTGGTAACCTATGCTTTCGGCGCAGTAATTCTCTTCGCGCTGGTGCAGTTCCTAATTCTTTTCGAGCGTTACGACACTGATGCTCATCGCGCTGGCTTGTATGCGCAGGATACCGCGGCCACCGCGCAACTTCTTCACGGGTTGAACAGCGGGGTGTCTCGGGACGAGATGATCGAAGCCATCTCGCGCTACGAGGTGCGCTACGTTGGCGATCCGGCCGTCGGCATGGCACGTCCCGACGCATTGGCTTCCCGCGATGCTCCAACCGCGCTTTTGGAAGCACATCGGCAAGGAAAGTCGCGCACGACCATCATCGCGCTTGCAAAGGCGTGGGCCGACGCTGAAATGGCGGCCGCCGCGAGAGCCAATCAACATCTGGAGCGGTCAAACCTTGCGGTAAAGGGCTATGCGGCACTGCTAGGCGTCGCCGTGATTCTTTGTGTATTCGTCGGTGGTTTGCTCTTCTTGAGACGATCGCGGCACCTTGAGCATTTGCTTCAGCAGTGGGCTGTGGAACTTGACGAGGTCGATGCTTCCAGACGGCTATTCTTTGCGAAAGCCAGCCACGAACTCCGCACTCCCGTAACAGCGATCAGGGGCGAGGCCGAGATGGCGCTGGCAGATGCAGAGGACATCGAGGCGATCCGTCAATCGCTCGAGCACATCAACGCGACCGCGAAATTCCTTAATCACCGAATCGAGGAGATGATTGGTATCGCGCGTGCATCCGACGGAAAATTACACCTAGACGCTGCACGTGTTGATCTGCGCACCATCGCAGAAGACGCGGTAGCGGATGCCAGTTCTTTCGCCGCGTCGGTTTCCGTTTCGATCCAGATAACCATGCCTAACAGCCCTGTCGATGTTGTCGGCGACGCCATCTGGCTGAAAAGGGCGCTTCTCGCAGTGATAGAGAACGCTCTGAAATTTTCTCCGATGGGCGGACAAGTGACCCTTACTCTTGCAGAGAACAACGGAATGGCCGAGATCACCGTGACTGACAACGGTCCAGGGGTCATGCCCGATGAGTTGCCGTTGCTTTTCGACGCCTATTATCAAACCGACGCTGGTAAAGCGCGTGGCGGTAGCGGCTTGGGCCTCGCGATGACACGATGGGTCGCCGAACAGCACAACGGTCGCGCCATTGCCCGTAACATCGGATCGTGGCGCCGCCCCGATGGCTGCGCCGTGACGGTCGCAATCAAGCTGGAGCGAGCATAGTGAATGTCCTCTTGGTCGAAGACGATGTCGGCATCGGACGTTTTATCAGCCATGGTCTCAGGGCTCGCGGCCTTTCCGTACAGTGGGAACGCGTGGGTAGTCGGGTGCAAAACCTGGCAGCCTCCGGTCGCTTCAATGCCATCATTCTCGATCTCCTGTTACCCGACAGCGACGGGCTCGATCTCTGCCGTGCAATCCGCAAGGCGGAACTCGGCATTCCCATCCTGGTTCTGACCGCTCGAACCGGCCTCGATGACAGGCTTGACGGCTTCTCGGCCGGAGCGGACGACTATCTTGGCAAACCATTTGCGTTCCTTGAGCTGGTAGCCAGAGTGAAAGCCCTTCTCGCACGCGACCAGCTGCGTAAGCCGGATCCCGTCGTGATCGGCCCGCTCCGTATCGATGCCGACGTCGACGTCGCAACATGGGATGGAAGAACGATCGAGCTAGGGGGGCGCAGCTTCGCCATGCTGTTGGCGCTCGCCCGGGCGCGCGGCGGCGTAATAAGTCGAGACGAACTGCTGGACGAAATTTGGGGCGAATCTATCGTTACCGATAACGCCTTGGACGCTTGTGCCAGTGCGCTTCGCCGGAGCCTGTCGGCGGTCACCAACCGTGCGATCGTCGCGGCTAAGCGGCGGGAAGGCTATTCTTTGCACATTGCAGATGCCGGGACCGACGGTGGAGAGTCATAGAATCAGTCGAAGGCCGGAGTAATACGACCTCGCCGGACCGCGCAGGCGCGGGCATGAGTGTTGGCTTTCTCCTACGGCCTTGGGGATGGCCGCTACGATCGCGACAACAACCAACCAGTACTTCTGCTGCTGCGCGCTGTTCGCCGATGCAGTGACCGCGGTGATGCCGCGCGCCGCGGCCTCGAGCTGCTGCTGCGCATTGTCCCATGCGCGGTGGTCATCCTGGCGCACGCTCTTGCCCGCCGCCTCAATCTGACCAGCGATCAACTGCGGCGACAGGGCCAGCGCCGGGCGATCTTTCATCGCCGCGATTTCCTTGGCGATCGCGTCGCAGCGATCATGGATGCGTCCAAGCTCCGGGCTATAGTCGCGCGCATGGAGCTCCTGCTGGCGCGCGGCAAAGCCATCGACGGAAGCCGTCAGGCCGGCAAGCCGCTGTCCCATCGCATCGAACGCCTGATCGGCGGAGAGGATGTCGGGGGGTGTGTCCTGTGTCATGGGGCAACCCTAAAGTCCAAGTCCGCGCGAACGCGAGGGGACGAGCCACTGCTGGAGATCCTGAGACAGCGGTTTCTTGCTCATGGCGTCCAGACCGAGCTGGGCGCGGCGATTCTGGAGCAGCGACTCGAGCTGCGGGTCGCGGTGCAGGCTCCTGGCCATATCCCCAAGCTGCTTGCCGGCCCGCTCAGCGCCGACATGATCATGGGCGCGTTTATGCTGCTGGAGCCGTTTCGCGGCTCCCTGCCATTCGGCAACGAACCGGTCGGCGCGGGCCTGCGTATCGATGCGAAGCGCCCGCTCGGCGCGCATCGCCTGAACCGCCCGCTCGGTACGGCCGCTCGCCGCCTCGGCGGTGAGCGCCGGGTCCCTCGCGATCGCGGCGCCAAGATCGCGCGCACCGTCGGGCCGAACCCCGTCGAGTTCCCTTGCCGCCCTGGCCATCGCATCCTTCTGATGGATGGCGACACGCTCGTCCCAATAGCGTCCGCGATTGTAAATTCCGCGGATCACGTTTGCATCGGCATGCGCGAGCGAACGCTCGATCGCATCGGAATGCCACTTTCCGCTTTCGTTGAGCAGCGTGGAAGCCGT is a genomic window containing:
- a CDS encoding helix-turn-helix domain-containing protein; the protein is MQGKYQTETIRDPFPHQVAFGARLRGLREQRRIGLLSFARLVGVSKPTVWKWESGVVRPRQRSIEAVASILGVSEKELIFGRGDGQEVKPRPVHASSQRLSEVISACKEQIADAAGTDADNIAITIQI
- a CDS encoding DUF6118 family protein, producing the protein MTQDTPPDILSADQAFDAMGQRLAGLTASVDGFAARQQELHARDYSPELGRIHDRCDAIAKEIAAMKDRPALALSPQLIAGQIEAAGKSVRQDDHRAWDNAQQQLEAAARGITAVTASANSAQQQKYWLVVVAIVAAIPKAVGESQHSCPRLRGPARSYYSGLRLIL
- a CDS encoding sensor histidine kinase, which encodes MLVTYAFGAVILFALVQFLILFERYDTDAHRAGLYAQDTAATAQLLHGLNSGVSRDEMIEAISRYEVRYVGDPAVGMARPDALASRDAPTALLEAHRQGKSRTTIIALAKAWADAEMAAAARANQHLERSNLAVKGYAALLGVAVILCVFVGGLLFLRRSRHLEHLLQQWAVELDEVDASRRLFFAKASHELRTPVTAIRGEAEMALADAEDIEAIRQSLEHINATAKFLNHRIEEMIGIARASDGKLHLDAARVDLRTIAEDAVADASSFAASVSVSIQITMPNSPVDVVGDAIWLKRALLAVIENALKFSPMGGQVTLTLAENNGMAEITVTDNGPGVMPDELPLLFDAYYQTDAGKARGGSGLGLAMTRWVAEQHNGRAIARNIGSWRRPDGCAVTVAIKLERA
- a CDS encoding response regulator transcription factor, producing MVEDDVGIGRFISHGLRARGLSVQWERVGSRVQNLAASGRFNAIILDLLLPDSDGLDLCRAIRKAELGIPILVLTARTGLDDRLDGFSAGADDYLGKPFAFLELVARVKALLARDQLRKPDPVVIGPLRIDADVDVATWDGRTIELGGRSFAMLLALARARGGVISRDELLDEIWGESIVTDNALDACASALRRSLSAVTNRAIVAAKRREGYSLHIADAGTDGGES
- a CDS encoding helix-turn-helix domain-containing protein: MTIGARLETSDVANLRGYPRHLLHLSITTSKPNGPSAQALIHNISETGLLLESSANLEIGETLAILLPHREATTAVVMWASDGLSGCKFTTPLSRSALSAALLQSAPAHDGQFAQRPTHAGHGEGTPGSAEALETFGSRLRRLRLARSFTLTALAKAVGVSKPTLWKWENDDVRPRQKSLDRLRATLGVSERELLTGKWVTVEQPVTVPITPSLPSSLAGTVEECKERIAELAGTHANNVTITLRY